AATGACTTGCAATACAGTAAAATAGAAGATTTCTAATTACCAATATATTTAATATCTGTTCTTTACGAAAACGAATTCTCTATATGTATTAAAACAGATTTTTGTTTAGCTAAATTTGCTTTGTATGAAACAGCAAATTTTCGAAGCACGCTAGCTGACGGCACATCTGTGACGCCACACTCCATCCGGGTCCTCAGCGCTTGAGCCATGACGTCACGGGGTCCAGGAATGGCGGCGCTGTCTACAGAGCGAAGCAGCCCGAAGAGCCCGAAACTTTATTCCTAACGTCACTCAGCGACTACACGAGCTCCATCGCTCCACCGACGGCCATATCATCCTCTTAAAGAGCCAGCGCGACAGCAGAACCCAGTCTCGACGTTGTTACAGCTGAATTTCGACGTCTCAGGCTATATTAGTTTGGTTGACTTTGCGAGGGCCAAAAGACAAGAGCACAGACAGCGACTAACGGtgcatataaacaacaacaagcGCCCCTAAACACCCTCTTTGAGTCCGCCCATTTCACAGAAAGATCTTACTTGTGTTTGCCTAGTTTCTTGATTTGCTCATACCCCGAAAGGCACGGCACTGGCCTGATAAGGTGAAGCCACCAGCTGCGGGTTTGATGCCACGATGGAGAGTTTAACACTGAGCGATGTCGAGCAGAAATATTACTCTGAACTCTTCCTCTTCTGTGATGTGGATAACACCAAGAAAGTGGCTTCCAATGGCAAAGTTCTGGACCTCTTCCGGGCGGCCCAGCTCTCAAACGAAGTGGTCCATCAGGTATAGTATACATCTGATTCAGTAATGTGTGTATTAGTCAACAAATCTTTGTTGCTATGTTTATACACTTTAGTAAGTTGAACTGATGGCTTGGGTACATTGTTTCAGACATGCTCTAATGGATAATTTGGTGATGTCAAGAGTGTTTAGACGGATCTAAAGAATTAATATCATTGTTGGTGAGTTGCACAGATAAAGGGTGATGCATCTGTAGGGTTTAACTTTGTTTCCTGTTGTGCAAGTCTGTAGAATTATTAGTTGCGCCTGCTTCCTCTTAAATATCAGCATAAATagtcattttctgtttttgtcatGAGATCTATACACAACTGGTGACCCAAGAAAGGTGATTTTTCTCACTTATCAAAGTATTAATGCCAGAAAGAAGGTTTGGTGTTATGCACAATGTGTGACCCTTTGTTGTGGAATGAGTCAAAACGGTCTAATTTATTAACTATATTTCCGTTTAGAATATTTGACCTAAGTCTGCACCTTTTGGAGACTCCAGACATGGTTGTTGGTTCTTGAAGTGTCATTGAGAgatgtttgtttcttcactgaTGCTGGGTGCTGATTTACTCATCTGTTGCTATAGTTAGCATTGTTAGAGCATAACAAGTTTCAAATACTTGTGGTCTTCATAGTCTAGTTGTTATAGATTTGTGGCCAGAGTTTCTTGAAGAGATGTGTCCATGAGTTGTTAGTGACGACtgcaactttttattttgttgatcTTGTCTGAGCAAcagttttattaatctgttataCTTAAGTAATTGTAAGGGCATATCATTAAAGGTTTACTTGTGTAAAATGTCGTTTCTCTACTAATGGATTTctaatgtttcattaattttacatCAACATTTTGCAATTTTAAGATTGATAACTGTGCCAACTTGCCTGAttatcatttatgtattttaaatatgattaGTTTTCTGGTTTAAGTGAGTTGTATTATTAGGTACGTATACTGCCTTTACATTGGTGATTGACCGAACTGTTGTCTAATACAAGAGACCCATAGTGGATAGAGTTACAGACCCTTTGTTACATACTGTAAAATGTGAAGTGTTTTATACTATGCCTGGCCTATAATATCATCTGTGTAACACAccataataatgtatttatataaactacAGTCAAAAAGCTATTTCTAACAGCTTctgttcttttcatcaaagaatcctgaaatctATCACGGTTTCCACACAATATTTCACAGCACAACTGGTTtttcacattgataataatagtgaATATTTCTTGAGCGTCAAATTAGCATaaaagaataatttctgaaggataattgtgactctgaagactggaataattgctgctaaaaatacagctttgtaattgcaggaataaattaatatttaaagtcaataaaacaaaatataaatattgtgtttgttgttgttgtttctgaaaaagtatattatgctcaccaaggctgcatttattttatatatatatatatgtgtgtgtgtgtgtgtgtaaaaactaGATGAGATCAAATAATTGGCAGACTGTTGTGTTTCACtgttcattaaatgttttttcgGTTATCTCAAATCCAGCTTAGTGCTTTATATCGTGTGTTTGTTTGAAGTCACATTTGGTCATGCTATTGAAGATTCACCTTTGTATTGTAGATGCTATTAAGGTCAGTTCATCTGATTGATAGTTCTATTTCCATTGTTCTAGATTACTGAACTTTGTGGGGCCACACGTCTCGGTCATTTCGGTCGAAGTCAGTTCTACATTGCACTGAAGCTCATTGCATTGGCCCAGTCTGGACTGCCCCTGCGCGTGGAGAGTCTGAACAATGGTGGGTAGCAAAAAACCTTCTGAAACCCTTTTATTGATTCTGCATGTGTTTACCATATGCACCAAAtcaaaatgcacttttaatgTAAAGTTATCCTTGTACATCCTTATATTTTTATAGACCATCATTTCACAAATGAATCCATTGTGGCAGTTGCAGCCCATTACATAACAAGAATTAGAGGATAATCCTACTGCCTCTTCCATGAAAAGGACTGAATGTGTATATTGCAAACTCAAGAGCTTTTGTTAATGCTAGTATTTAGGTTGAGTCCTGGAATAGTATTTTGTGCATTTAAGTggcttgtatttttttatttatcatttttttgcatttgtatatTTCTGTGAAATGTTGGTTTGTGCCTTTTAAGCCAAAATGCAAATGCTCCTGTTTGTTCATTGACTATCATGACTGTTGTATATAAACCCAGTCTCTGACAGGAAGCCCTGTGCAAAAGCACTACATTAATCTTGGGAACTTAGACACAAGGCCTTGTAAAACAATGAGGAATTGACAGCGGTATTAATAAGCAGGAAATAAGATCTGGCCCGTAGCCCTGAAGATACTTTtgctttttgctttaaaaaaaaaattgatttcagttacattaattttaaagttattaatcaaaaatgtcGTCCTCTTATAGTCAGCTGTAGCAGTCAGTATAGTAGTGCTTATTTTAGCACTGTTTTATTAGCACTTAGTTGAATATTAAATCTGTCTCTGTTGTGTTTGCAGTCAGGGATCTGCCCCTCCCTCGCTTTGTGATGGGCAAGAACGAGCAGGAGATGAGGCATGCGGTCATGTTTGCAGACACAGAGAACCAGGGGCCCTACCTACCCAGACCTCCAGGCCGAGTGCAAGCCAAAAAAGTGTCAGCGCATGAGATGATTCAGCCCTGTGTGCCCACCGTAGATCCACAGGTACTACAGCATACATCCTGCATGCTGTTATTGAATATGTGACAAAATATGAAATCAGTGCATTAGGCTTTATGGGATAAATTTAGCCTGCTAGATCTGTCACTGTCTCTTATGTAGTAAATATTTATTAGACAGCAGTAttgacaaaaaaaaggaaaatcagcCTTTGCTCTTGATTTTGCTCTTTTATTTGTCATCATCTGGGTGTTGTGTGGTATTGGTTAAAGCGTTGATCTGATGGCTGAAGAGTTACATTAACTCAATGTTCAATATGTTCAATAGCGTCTATGTATTAAGTGTCCTGTTTTGGATATGTAAAATGACTATTTATTTACTTCAACGTGTATAACTGCTGCTCCAAGGCCATCTGTTATGCTGGAAGTCTATAAAGTTGCTAAGTAATTAATTTTGTTTATCTCTGGCTGCAGCCGGACACCACATCTCCTGTAGTGTCACCGCACCAGTCCCCTCCCACCTCGCCCCATGCGTGGAGGAAGCACAAACGCCAGGCCAGCGGTGGAAACGTTGACAGACAGCCCTCAGTGCCAGGAGTTGTTTGGCCACCTTTTAGAGAAGCACAGCCAGGTCCTTAATGTTTAATAATACAATCATACATAGATCACACAATAACCTTCCTTACTAACATTAACAAACtatgttattttatgtatttattcaaacattataatgtaaaattgaatgtggtaattatttattaatgaaagttattataaaatagGCAATCCTGAATATCAATTATACTTTTGGATTTTTGAAATTAAAGGTCACATGATGTTCTTACTAAATATTCAAGATGTGTAATTTGTCATATGGATTCGTTCTTATCCTTTTTTAAAACTGTTAtctatttctctttctgtcctccttttctttttctgtgtctTGTTTAAGGACCAGTTACAGGTGATGGGCTGTGGTCCGCCCATTCACCCCCTCCTGTCCAGGAAAGTTGGGTCAGCTTTACAGACACGCCCCCCTCTTGCACACTTCCAATGCATCCCCCATCAGCTCAGGTAATGCAATGCAGGCCTCTGTTTATACATTTGTTAGGTATACAACATGATCTGTCACCACTAGCCTGCTGTAACCAGGGCTTCTGTGGAGGAACAGATGGCTACTGTTGTGTTTCCAACAACACAAAAGCagactttattaaatatttgctgAAGCCCAAATGTTCAGAGAATTACTGGTCATACTAGAAATTTGAAAAGAAGGTagttgtttaaaggggtcatattatgccCCTCTTTACAAGATGTAAAACaagtctctgatgtccccagagtgagTATGGGAAGTTtaagctcaaaataccccacagataatcTTTATTGgttgttgaaattgccacttttaggaaATGAGGCAAAACGTAccatttttgtgtttgtccctttaaatgcaaatgagctggtgctcccgcctcccttttcagaagagggcggggcttcaagagctcatgctccGGCAAAACAGGACAATATCACACAATCTGACCACTATGTAATTTAACCACCATGTCCTCGGTGGTCTGTGGATACTCCTATGTTAGTTGATGCATCCCAACACGACATTTGTAATGCCTCTTTGACGCTGATATTGtatctccagcagctacagcaagaaaacagtaatggcgGACTGCTGCTCCTCACTCAGGTCTGTGACTATGCTAATAGGGctgctttgtgacatcacaaaccccGGAAAACAacgctgtagtccaaacgagccgttcgttgtagttcttgaaaagggATCTTTTTGTAGTAGACTTTGAGATTTATAACTTTGTAGATCTCTTTTatacccaaacatacacactacacactcaCTAAAATTCAATAAGTGAAAAGGCatataggacccctttaaaatgttaaagataaataaatatatattgtgtattaaaagcaagaatttattttaattaaaatacttttattcagctggaataatataatgacaatgacaatgacTAGATCCCACTAGATCCCTTCGGTCTTCCAACCAGGATCTATTGTTTACTCCAAAGTCGAGGCTTAAGTGCAGGGGAGACCGGGTTTTTTGTATTGCTGCCCCCAGGCTTTGGAACACCTTGCCACTGTCCATTAGACAAGCCTCTtctcttaatatttttaagtccAGGCTAAAGacatctgttttttgtttgtttgttcgttgtgtgtttttctctgtttttaatgACCTAATGGAAAGCACATTGGTCGACGGAAGTTGTAGttaattgtgctatataaataaattgtcattgtcattgtcaatataaatatattacaaaatctaATTCTTATTTTTCCCTGTTCTTTTGCTCCAGCCGGAGAGCACAACAGTACGGACTGTGCCGTCTTCAATGACCACAAATGAAATCCAAAGACAGACCAGTGGTTATGATGACCCCTGGAAAATCACAGATGAGCAAAGACAGTATTACATAAACCAGTTTAAGACCATTCAGGCTGATCTCACTGGTTTCATCCCTGGTTAGTGAGACCTTGTTTTGAACAGTAACTGCCTTTATTCTGTTTTGAAGTTTAAAGCCTAAAAATTTATGCATTCTCTGTTGTTCAGGTTCAGCCGCGAAGGAATTCTTTACGAAGTCGAAACTGCCTATTCTTGAACTGTCTCACATTTGGTAAGTAGTTGTACATGAGTTACATTGTCTctctttgttcattttaaatgaccTTGGTGTAGATTGCCTGAAACACGTGTAACCAAGAACTCATGCACATGTTGCCACTCCATAACAGCATTGGTAAATAATCTTATCCATTTGCATTCGATTTGTTAATGTCCTGACTTTGAATCACCTGTTTATTTGTGCCTTAAAATATTCAACAGCTCTGTATTGATTGACCTGCTTTACCTTGCAGGGAGCTATCAGATTTTGATAAAGATGGTGCACTGACCCTTGATGAGTTTTGTGCTGCGTTTCATCTTGTGGTAGCCAGGAAAAATGGTTATGACCTTCCTGAAAAGCTCCCCGAGAGCCTAATGCCAAAGCTTATTGACTTGGATGACTCAGCAGGTAAGCAGTAAAGCCTCATGCCAACCACAGCTTCAGATTGGGAAATATGCAGCCCAGGtatttcataatgtttcacaGATCTGCATACAGAGTGCTTTTTAAAACCTTTTCTGAATATGATATGTGGAAAGTGCCATTTCCAAATGCACATAGGTATATTAAGAAATACTTCTGTGGCATTGTAACAATAAGTTTTTGTGACCACTTGCTGGTGCTCTTTTCAGACACAAACATtgcctttcaaaagtttgaggtctgtaattgttttatttctttatttctttatttatttttcaaagaaattaatactcATACATTAAATTGATTGCAGCTGACAGTAAGACTTTTTGTTGTTactaaaaaaagctaaataaataaatggtgatCATTTGAacttgctccaaaaaaaaaaaaaaaaaaaaattcacaacacacacactttcaacaaaaacattaaacagcacaacagttttcaacataataattatTAGAAGTGTAAATTGGTCACTAAATCAGCTTATTAAAATTATTGGTGACATTTTACCACAAGGTTTCATTAGTAAAGGTTAGTTAGTGTATTAAATAACttgaacaatacatttaataaattattcatctATACAAATACAGTCATTCAATGTTAgtttgttaattcatagtttattaactaatgttaacaagctcaacttttgattttaataatgcattagtaaatgttgtaattaacatgaactaagattaacaaatgctgtagaagtattgttcatgttaagtaaagtagttaactaatgttgaCTAACAaacctttattgtaaagtgttaccaaattatttCTTATGGATCATGTATCTCTGAAGATGGAAGAATTGCTGCTGAGAATTCAGtcttgcaatcacaggaataaaatacattctaaaatatattaaaatagaaaagttattttaagttgtaataatattgatattgtgattttaaatgtttactagggatgcaccggttctagaaccggacggtttttgcttaaaatacgcgatcggcaataggtctgtttttttttttttttcttccttcttcGGACGATTTTTCAGGACGTGCACCcatgtgcacagactacattgtaatcattcgttatcatgtaatttgtgtggcagtatttcgaaatctgtaacacaatgaaaaaaaagtgtttcattcaattaaaagattttagggtaatgattcacatctataatttttaacttgagacactttatttttaattggctcaagtaaaaaaaatatagatatgaatcattaacctattttttttaattggatgaatgaaacactttgcatctttgttttattcgcaccaacattatttgattttaacattttggaataatttatttatatagcatacttttatttagtctcactggtaaagaccttttttttaaatttaaaaccaaatttaaaaactaaaacaaatcatgaatgctgcttaagaaacatcttattgaatgtgtgttgatttgtgttgtttggattgtagaactaggCAGTTGTTGccttttaatttcacatggttacagttaatcttttaatttaaggcaagttctatgtagtttcaacccaattcaaatacaaacgctaaatgctgatgtctgtaccagctatgtttgtattgGATGTAGGCTGCCTACTGAGCAGAAAGCCAGTTtgacctattaaataccaaataaacatcttgtttatgcatactttccttctttctttgttgcttaaagaaaaaaaaaaatcggaaatcggtatcggaatcgcccagtttgcttgtaaaaaatcggtatcggaatcgacaaatttttactatatttttatcgaataaatacagctttggtgagcattagaggCTTCTTTAAACAACATTGGAAAAAATGTCAACCCAACCCTTTGAACAATAGTTATATGCTCAGTTATTGTGTGGATTTTTATATTCTCTCTGCTATTTAACATAGACACAAgtttaaactgtttttaacattttcttaTAACCAGGCTCACTACAATAGTGCTAAAGGTTTTCTAGCCACTGTTCTGACTTGCAATAAAAAATTTTGTCCAAAATCTCAGTCCTCATAATTGCATATGAATTCTAAAATATGTTGCAATTGGATGGGACTTTGTCTTTTCCAAGAATTTTTGTTTCATTGTAGACCGAGAACAAACTTGCTACTAATTCCAATATTTTAATAACAGCTTCATAGGAAGCGAGCCTGTATCTTAGCAACATTTTGCCCTTGGGATCTTGAGAATCCTTATGAATTTTTATGACACATATGACCTTTTATATGCAGTATTATTCTGCTTATTCCATATTTATGCTGAATAACGTTCAGGTGTCTGCCTGTATGTTTTCAGGAGTTCCAGAACCAGATCCTGAAGTGGGCTTTTCTGCTTCTCCTGTGGAGGTTACTCCAAATAAATCTCCTTCCATGCCTTCCCTGAACCAGAACTGGCCTGAGCTCAACCAGAGCAATGAGGTTAGGACTTTGGTGTTCTCAATGTACCCTACCCCTTTCACTcctatttgtaatttgtagttctATCTGCCTTCTGTCTTTATGGGAAAATGAAACTAATACACATCTGGTCAGGAGAAAAATGGTGCCAGTGAAGCACACTTCATCCAGACATGTAACACTCTCATGTTGAGGAATGTGGTGGCCTTGTAGTCAAAACTGCTGACctctcatttttaaaataaatcttttaagtCTTAGAATAACCTCCTGGACTACTTTTAATGGAATACTCAATAATGTGACACATTTCCaagtaaaaaagaaatatttagtGGAAAACAATACCAGGATTTGATTGGATCGTGGCCATTTTATACCAGCACAATGGGCTACAATGTTATTGGTTGACATTATTTTTCAAGGTTATGTCAGCATAAAGCCATTTTGGATgcagaataaaaattaaaaaaaagatttgtaacacatttaaaataaaaaatgccattCTGCCACATAAAACATGCATTGgtaaataatttgacaaaattcaTATCAAAATGATGAGATACATAATTATGACATgctcagatcacaatggcaactgaagaggagtgtattctgttgcttaTTTTACATCGGCGGCAACAAAGGCAATGCAGAGATAGACATTGGTATGTTcgcactttaaataaaaaaatagatcagGATGGGGAGTTTGTGTCTCTGGTCACGCCATAGTATTGCGTGCATTTTGATACGCGACAAGCTGATGCACGCAATACTAtggcgttgtcggtgggggcgacattgcaagtattgtaaattaattcaagtatattgtgtttacagaagaagaaggtttgacgCATAATtgcggccgaagcgtaacgatgcgtagcctcggggacgcgtatgcgtacagatgcgttgactatgaaacgacCCTaaatcagaattatgagataagaagtcataattatgattttaagtAATTTCAATTTTTACGTTAAAATCATGATTTACcaaagcattatttttttctcatgtatTGCAGAAATTGGTTTCAAACTTTTccctacaaaataattattaaatattccaAAATAGGACTGGGGACATTTaagaaagcaattattttattggaatattaaatgattttacatatcCCAGCTTAATAAGTAGTAAgtcattttaagtaaaatatttattggttcattttgaaaaatgttattttgagcATCCCAATGACACCGCTGTATTAGCTCAATGTCAGAACAGATTTTATCTGTTGGGTCGACCAATGTCAGATGTGAAGACCTATTCAAATAGTCTTTTGACTGAAATTATACACTTCACCCTTAAACTGGTCAGTAACATTTTGATCTACAAGATCTAGTTATTTTCTTTTGATGACTACAGCGTGTTTCTTCTAAGCTGATCCTTGTTATTGggaaataaaatgtgacattctccATCTCAGCCTGTAAGGCCATTAGGAAGACAATTGTTCCTCTGTGGTCACCAGAGAATATGCAGCAGAACAAATCACGGGTTTCTCCTAACAATCAGTGGGCGGAGAGGGCAATCTGTTGTTGTATTATGGCTTCTGTTTGCTCGTGTGAGGAGTGGATTTGCTCCACCTTGCTGACATGTCTCTGCTCTGTCTCTCCAGCAGTGGGAGACTTTTAGCGAACGCTCCTCAAGCTCTCAAACTCTGACCCAATTTGATTCTAACATTGCACCAGCTGACCCTGTAAGTCAATCACTCAGTGCTCTTTCatgattaattatattcattaacCCAATACTCTGTGAATTCTCTCTGAGAGTGCATGTCCTCAGGATGAATTCATAGCCACAGTGCCATcatcaaatgattcatttttgtTCTACTTTTGCTTGCTGAGCTTATCGATTATTCTTTCATGCTCTTTCTTTCATACTGTATCATGTAATCCAAGTGACGGTGTTGTGATGCAATGTTTGTTTATTGTTACTTGGTGCCAGGTCTTAACTATTCCTTGTTCTTCTTTATAAATGAGATGATGAATCTTCATTAAGTTCAGTGAATCTTACGTGACCGCAACAGTTGATGTGCTTGTTTCATTGTAGGATACAGCAATAGTCCACCCTGTGCCCATTCGTATGACACCCAGCAAGATCCACATGCAAGAGATGGAGCTCAAGAGAACTGGAAGCGGTGCGTCCATTTTACAGTGAATGTTACAATTTTGACTGCATTTTAAGCTGtaacattttaactttttgttcTGCAAATTCATCcacctgtctttttttttttgttatttttggtgtATTGTCTTTCTTAATCACTATTGCTTTTGCTCATACTTGGGGTTGGgggtttagaattttttttaaatatgatttcccCCCCTAGAAATCTCATTGACTTGCATTTGAAGAAAGGACCAAAAGCCATGATTTGCATATCACagaggtttagttttttttttggacctgAACAAGGAAGCAACCAACCAAAACACATTAGCAGCCATCTACAGCACCTTAGAATTACTGTATGTCTTTTGCATAAAATATGTAACTTTCAGTTTTGTAACTTTCAAATTTGTTATAGGACTCTTTCTTCCACAATAATCTTATCATtgacatacactactgttctaaAGTTTAGGGTATGGCAGATTTTATTCAGTGGTTTTGAAAGAAGCTTAGCCtgaatttaatcaaaatgtaatataaaaatattactgcAATAGAATATaatacttttctattttaatatgttttaaaatgtaattacaattgtaaattacaatttctttaaaaatatatcttacTGACTCCAGCCTTTTTAACTAGTAGCGTAGTTACTGCATGGACCTATGTAATAATTTGATTAGAAACCAATTGGATTACTCTTGGTTTTACAGATCACACACATCCAACAAGCCCGTTAATGGCGAAACCACCAGAACTTTCTGAGGAGACCAAGTTAGCAGCAGCTATTAAATTTCCTGGTACCACTGTTGGTAAGTACATCTGGACTATTCAACCATTTAACTGACTAGCAGCAGATCTTTTCCCGTAATTCATTGAGAGCCTTTACCCTTCCTTCTTACAGGAGATGGCTATAGCAGCTCAGATTCATTTACATCTGATCAGGAGCCCATTTCCAGTGCTGTGAACAGACAAAGGTACTTAACGTCTTGCAGTGGCACCAAATTCAGGCTCACTTTaatctttgtttttctttgtgtttgtggTGTTGTAGCTAGAAGGAAAGCTCAGATTAACATGGATAAGATTTAGAAGATCTGTATAATGCGATTTTTGCCACATCATGTTTGATTAGAACATAGTGTGATGTTTCCAGCCAAAAAAGATTTACAGCTCATGCTATAACAGGTCTCACTCTGGCACCTCCCCGGAAGGACTGAAGGTTGTGGCTCCGCCTCCACCTCCGCCACGCATCATTACCTCTCACTCACGATCCTCCTCTCTAGACATGAACAGAAACTTTGCTGCTGTCCCTGCAggtatgcacacacacaagcagtTATGAGGTAACTCATAGCTTGTTGTTTTTTGGGGTGTGATTAGGAAAAGCTGAAGTTCTCTTTTATATTTACCTCTCCAACAGGTCCACAACAGCCAGGTGTAGTTGCCTTTCCCCCAGCAGTCCCTCCCAGACCACTGCCCACACAGGTATAGCCCAGTAGCTAGCAATTCTATATAAATTGCTTTCAGATAATTAGATAACTATTACACTTTTTATAGATTAATTCAATATGTAATGTTCAAATCCCCAGACATCAGTGCCACATGGTCACCGTTCGGTAGAGGGAGATGGTCTTCCGGCACATACCAGCACGTCACCCCAGCAGATGCCAGAACAACCCAACTTTGCTGACT
The sequence above is a segment of the Carassius gibelio isolate Cgi1373 ecotype wild population from Czech Republic chromosome A20, carGib1.2-hapl.c, whole genome shotgun sequence genome. Coding sequences within it:
- the LOC127938107 gene encoding ralBP1-associated Eps domain-containing protein 1 isoform X4; its protein translation is MESLTLSDVEQKYYSELFLFCDVDNTKKVASNGKVLDLFRAAQLSNEVVHQITELCGATRLGHFGRSQFYIALKLIALAQSGLPLRVESLNNVRDLPLPRFVMGKNEQEMRHAVMFADTENQGPYLPRPPGRVQAKKVSAHEMIQPCVPTVDPQPDTTSPVVSPHQSPPTSPHAWRKHKRQASGGNVDRQPSVPGVVWPPFREAQPGPVTGDGLWSAHSPPPVQESWVSFTDTPPSCTLPMHPPSAQPESTTVRTVPSSMTTNEIQRQTSGYDDPWKITDEQRQYYINQFKTIQADLTGFIPGSAAKEFFTKSKLPILELSHIWELSDFDKDGALTLDEFCAAFHLVVARKNGYDLPEKLPESLMPKLIDLDDSAGVPEPDPEVGFSASPVEVTPNKSPSMPSLNQNWPELNQSNEQWETFSERSSSSQTLTQFDSNIAPADPDTAIVHPVPIRMTPSKIHMQEMELKRTGSDHTHPTSPLMAKPPELSEETKLAAAIKFPGTTVGDGYSSSDSFTSDQEPISSAVNRQRSHSGTSPEGLKVVAPPPPPPRIITSHSRSSSLDMNRNFAAVPAGPQQPGVVAFPPAVPPRPLPTQTSVPHGHRSVEGDGLPAHTSTSPQQMPEQPNFADFSQFQVFAVDQPADDGEKPSDSGQAERSAETTGTMRTAKNEVQAEERNANSVNSAKVSTPLAPPPKPVRRRLKSEDELRPDVEDLPQKSTVIATVLATQPSIPRSIGKDKKAIQASIRRNKETNTVLARLNSELQQQLKDLLEERISLEVQLEQLRPFSHL
- the LOC127938107 gene encoding ralBP1-associated Eps domain-containing protein 1 isoform X1, whose amino-acid sequence is MESLTLSDVEQKYYSELFLFCDVDNTKKVASNGKVLDLFRAAQLSNEVVHQITELCGATRLGHFGRSQFYIALKLIALAQSGLPLRVESLNNVRDLPLPRFVMGKNEQEMRHAVMFADTENQGPYLPRPPGRVQAKKVSAHEMIQPCVPTVDPQPDTTSPVVSPHQSPPTSPHAWRKHKRQASGGNVDRQPSVPGVVWPPFREAQPGPVTGDGLWSAHSPPPVQESWVSFTDTPPSCTLPMHPPSAQQLQQENSNGGLLLLTQPESTTVRTVPSSMTTNEIQRQTSGYDDPWKITDEQRQYYINQFKTIQADLTGFIPGSAAKEFFTKSKLPILELSHIWELSDFDKDGALTLDEFCAAFHLVVARKNGYDLPEKLPESLMPKLIDLDDSAGVPEPDPEVGFSASPVEVTPNKSPSMPSLNQNWPELNQSNEQWETFSERSSSSQTLTQFDSNIAPADPDTAIVHPVPIRMTPSKIHMQEMELKRTGSDHTHPTSPLMAKPPELSEETKLAAAIKFPGTTVGDGYSSSDSFTSDQEPISSAVNRQRSHSGTSPEGLKVVAPPPPPPRIITSHSRSSSLDMNRNFAAVPAGPQQPGVVAFPPAVPPRPLPTQTSVPHGHRSVEGDGLPAHTSTSPQQMPEQPNFADFSQFQVFAVDQPADDGEKPSDSGQAERSAETTGTMRTAKNEVQAEERNANSVNSAKVSTPLAPPPKPVRRRLKSEDELRPDVEDLPQKSTVIATVLATQPSIPRSIGKDKKAIQASIRRNKETNTVLARLNSELQQQLKDLLEERISLEVQLEQLRPFSHL
- the LOC127938107 gene encoding ralBP1-associated Eps domain-containing protein 1 isoform X5, which translates into the protein MESLTLSDVEQKYYSELFLFCDVDNTKKVASNGKVLDLFRAAQLSNEVVHQITELCGATRLGHFGRSQFYIALKLIALAQSGLPLRVESLNNVRDLPLPRFVMGKNEQEMRHAVMFADTENQGPYLPRPPGRVQAKKVSAHEMIQPCVPTVDPQPDTTSPVVSPHQSPPTSPHAWRKHKRQASGGNVDRQPSVPGVVWPPFREAQPGPVTGDGLWSAHSPPPVQESWVSFTDTPPSCTLPMHPPSAQQLQQENSNGGLLLLTQPESTTVRTVPSSMTTNEIQRQTSGYDDPWKITDEQRQYYINQFKTIQADLTGFIPGSAAKEFFTKSKLPILELSHIWELSDFDKDGALTLDEFCAAFHLVVARKNGYDLPEKLPESLMPKLIDLDDSAGVPEPDPEVGFSASPVEVTPNKSPSMPSLNQNWPELNQSNEDTAIVHPVPIRMTPSKIHMQEMELKRTGSDHTHPTSPLMAKPPELSEETKLAAAIKFPGTTVGDGYSSSDSFTSDQEPISSAVNRQRSHSGTSPEGLKVVAPPPPPPRIITSHSRSSSLDMNRNFAAVPAGPQQPGVVAFPPAVPPRPLPTQTSVPHGHRSVEGDGLPAHTSTSPQQMPEQPNFADFSQFQVFAVDQPADDGEKPSDSGQAERSAETTGTMRTAKNEVQAEERNANSVNSAKVSTPLAPPPKPVRRRLKSEDELRPDVEDLPQKSTVIATVLATQPSIPRSIGKDKKAIQASIRRNKETNTVLARLNSELQQQLKDLLEERISLEVQLEQLRPFSHL